In a single window of the Sesamum indicum cultivar Zhongzhi No. 13 linkage group LG16, S_indicum_v1.0, whole genome shotgun sequence genome:
- the LOC105178478 gene encoding uncharacterized protein LOC105178478 — MVVALGPGKFYGSSLPRPRFYTDVKLNDERVDPPLPVMDPLMAWAQEAHWSMGGLSFKRHRLQGRIEGKVEKLRAQRESAFKKSPKQQKYAKVSIASRPDAEKNGSRISNTPSPPPAPVAIKRRRVVGLVDELEEEPRKRGPVRKLGDDFERVAKESGMKSGGSVSARTRGKKNDGNVGVEEGKITTGKRKLVKGGRKIGASIVSAAGIRSSPRLSKLGAST, encoded by the coding sequence ATGGTTGTGGCCTTGGGTCCCGGGAAGTTCTATGGCAGCAGCCTGCCACGGCCACGGTTCTACACCGATGTGAAGCTAAATGATGAGAGGGTGGACCCACCACTCCCCGTCATGGATCCGCTCATGGCGTGGGCTCAGGAGGCTCACTGGTCGATGGGAGGCCTCAGCTTCAAGCGCCACCGCCTCCAGGGCCGCATCGAGGGCAAAGTCGAGAAGCTCCGGGCGCAGCGGGAGAGCGCGTTTAAGAAGTCTCCGAAGCAACAGAAATACGCGAAGGTTTCAATTGCTTCTCGCCCTGATGCGGAGAAGAACGGCAGTAGAATTAGCAATACCCCGTCTCCGCCGCCGGCTCCGGTGGCGATTAAGAGGAGGCGGGTTGTTGGGTTGGTAGATGAACTGGAGGAGGAGCCCCGGAAGAGGGGACCCGTGAGGAAACTGGGTGATGATTTTGAGAGGGTGGCGAAGGAATCCGGGATGAAAAGTGGTGGGTCTGTGTCGGCTAGAACGAGGGGCAAGAAGAATGACGGGAATGTGGGTGTTGAAGAGGGGAAAATCACGACAGGGAAGAGGAAATTAGTCAAGGGAGGAAGGAAGATAGGTGCTTCCATTGTGAGTGCTGCTGGAATACGAAGTTCGCCGAGGTTGTCGAAGCTTGGAGCATCTACTTAA
- the LOC105178479 gene encoding (S)-coclaurine N-methyltransferase-like, translating to MASTDGRIADSFVQVLYDVLARLMLALLDCNLLPDAVVRCITRLLLASRLRSAYRPLADIRLSNLLHFVHSLREMAIAIDTEKPKSQHYEVPTAFFKLVLGKHLKYSCCFFPDKCSTLEDAEKAMLELYCKRSQMKDGHYVLDIGCGWGAFSLYLAEKYPNSQIMGICNSTTQKAHIEEQCRDLELKNVEIIVADISKFDMEASFDRIFSIGMFEHMKNYHSLLKKISRWMKPDGLLFVEYFCHKTFAYHFEVDSEEDWMGRHFFTGGTMPSSNLLLYFQEDVSIINHWLVNGKHYAQTSQEWLRRMDQNMSAIKPIMKSTYGKDSMVKWMVYWRVFFIATAELFGYNNGEEWMVSQFLFKKK from the exons ATGGCGTCGACTGACGGCCGCATTGCGGATTCCTTTGTGCAGGTGCTCTACGACGTTCTCGCGCGTCTTATGCTTGCGTTGCTCGACTGCAACTTACTGCCTGATGCGGTCGTACGCTGCATCACTCGGCTCTTGCTTGCTAGTCGCCTCCGGTCCGCATACAGACCCTTGGCCGATATCCGTCTCTCCAACCTCCTCCACTTTGTGCATT CTTTGAGAGAAATGGCGATAGCAATCGACACAGAAAAGCCAAAGTCTCAGCACTATGAAGTTCCCACAGCTTTCTTCAAGCTTGTCCTTGGAAAGCATTTGAAATATAG TTGTTGCTTCTTTCCAGACAAGTGCAGCACCTTAGAAGATGCCGAGAAAGCAATGCTAGAGTTGTACTGTAAGAGATCACAGATGAAAGATGGTCATTATGTTCTTGACATTGGTTGCGGATGGGGAGCTTTTTCTCTATACTTAGCGGAGAAGTATCCCAATTCCCAAATTATGGGGATTTGCAATTCAACAACTCAAAAAGCACATATTGAGGAGCAGTGCCG AGATCTTGAGCTGAAGAATGTGGAGATAATAGTTGCGgatattagcaaattcgatATGGAGGCTTCCTTCGATAGGATATTCTCCATTGGAATGTTTGAG CATATGAAAAACTATCATAGTCTTCTCAAGAAGATATCGAGGTGGATGAAACCAGACGGTCTTCTATTTGTCGAATATTTTTGCCATAAAACATTTGCTTACCACTTTGAG GTTGATAGTGAGGAGGACTGGATGGGTAGGCACTTCTTTACAGGAGGTACAATGCCCTCCTCAAACCTGCTGCTTTATTTTCAG GAAGATGTGtctataattaatcattggCTTGTGAACGGCAAGCATTATGCACAGACAAG CCAGGAATGGCTTAGGAGAATGGACCAGAACATGAGTGCTATAAAGCCAATAATGAAATCCACATACGGCAAAGATTCAATGGTGAAATGGATGGTCTATTGGAGAGTATTTTTCATTGCAACTGCAGAACTATTTGGGTACAACAATGGAGAAGAGTGGATGGTCTCACAGTTCcttttcaaaaagaaataa
- the LOC105178480 gene encoding mannan endo-1,4-beta-mannosidase 2-like (The sequence of the model RefSeq protein was modified relative to this genomic sequence to represent the inferred CDS: added 29 bases not found in genome assembly), producing MVKSKMFGGNGVLYPIIGFASCVAFIYLSFGDLWINLEGDTKLSFVARNGSQFIVDGKPFYFNGWNSYWMMDHAVDESSKPRIRAMLQAGAKMGLTVCRTWAFNDGDYNALQIAPGRFNERVFRALDHVIAESRRYGIRLILCLVNNLQAYGGKTQYVKWAWEEGVGLSSSNDSFFYDPSIRRYFKNYVKTVLTRKNSITGVEYRDDPTILAWELINEPRCITDKSGDTLQDWIEEMSAFVKSIDRNHMITVGLEGFYGPKSPKRLTVNPEFWAADVGTDFIRNSKISAVDFASVHIYPDHWTHNPDFEYKLKFVYKWMLSHIEDGDKELKKPVMFTEFGLSTENNDFTPTQRERMYKVIYDVIYKSALRNKAGAGALVWQFLVEGMEDFNDDFGIIPWKRPSTYKLFTEQSCRLARVQGALPSQLGYLRRLCTRS from the exons ATGGTTAAGAGCAAAATGTTTGGAGGCAATGGGGTGTTGTACCCGATTATTGGTTTTGCCTCATGTGTGGCTTTCATATACTTGTCTTTTGGAGACTTGTGGATCAATCTTGAAGGAGATACGAAGCTAAGTTTTGTGGCGAGGAATGGGAGTCAGTTCATTGTGGATGGTAAACCTTTCTACTTTAATGGGTGGAACTCTTACTGGATGATGGACCATGCTGTGGATGAATCCAGCAAACCTAGAATCAGGGCAATGCTGCAAGCTGGTGCCAAAATGGGCCTTACTGTGTGTAGAACTTGGGCTTTCAATGATGGTGATTACAACGCTCTCCAAATTGCCC GCGTTGGATCATGTCATTGCAGAATCTAGGAGATATGGAATAAGACTAATACTATGCTTGGTCAATAACTTGCAAGCATATGGTGGAAAGACACAATATGTTAAGTGGGCATGGGAAGAAGGTGTCGGTTTAAGTTCTTCTAACGATTCGTTCTTTTATGACCCATCAATACGGCgttatttcaagaattatgtTAAG ACTGTTCTAACAAGGAAGAACTCAATAACGGGAGTCGAGTACAGGGACGATCCAACAATCCTTGCCTGGGAGTTAATCAACGAACCCCGCTGTATAACTGATAAATCTGGTGATACACTTCAG GATTGGATAGAAGAAATGTCGGCTTTCGTGAAATCAATTGACAGGAACCATATGATAACAGTGGGCCTTGAAGGATTTTACGGACCTAAAAGTCCCAAAAGACTAACAGTCAATCCCGAGTTCTGGGCAGCTGATGTTGGAACTGATTTTATTCGAAATTCAAAGATCTCAGCTGTTGATTTCGCATCGGTTCATATTTACCCTGATCACTG GACTCACAATCCAGACTTCGAATACAAGCTAAAATTCGTCTACAAGTGGATGCTATCTCACATTGAGGACGGCGATAAAGAGCTGAAAAAGCCTGTAATGTTCACAGAATTCGGATTATCCACTGAGAACAATGATTTCACCCCCACTCAGCGAGAGAGAATGTACAAAGTGATTTACGATGTCATTTACAAATCTGCCTTAAGAAACAAGGCCGGTGCTGGAGCTTTAGTCTGGCAGTTCCTGGTTGAAGGGATGGAAGACTTCAACGACGACTTCGGGATCATTCCATGGAAGAGGCCGTCAACATATAAGCTTTTCACGGAACAGTCTTGTAGACTTGCAAGAGTTCAAGGAGCGCTTCCTTCGCAATTGGGTTACTTGAGAAGATTATGCACACGAAGTTGA